GTACTGAAGCGGTGACGCTTCGGCAGAGTAAGTCACTGCCCATATTAGCATTTTTTAGTTTGGCATAAACTTTATTATAGGGTTTATGCCACTATCATGGGGGTGTAGCTCAGCTGGGAGAGCACCTGCCTTGCAAGCAGGGGGTCATCGGTTCGAATCCGTTCATCTCCACCATTTTATGAGCCACTAGCTCAGCTGGTAGAGCACATGACTTTTAATCATGGTGTCCGGGGTTCGACTCCCCGGTGGCTCACCAGAAGATCAGGCATATAGCATGTCTGGTCTTTTTTAATATATACTTTTTCGATCGACATATCGCATCTCTTGAAAACCTGCAAATCAAATTTTGTTTATGTTTAAAAAATAACATAAAATTCAAATAAAGTTTTAAAAAGTAAAACAGTATATAATATTCCTTATATGCTATAATATACTGGTTATATAATACAGATATGTGATGCATAATACTATTGCAAAGAAAAAACATTTATGAAATTTCTTGATATTAAATATGTAAAGATTTATGTAGTTTGTTAAATTCATATTGATACGATTGCAATTATCGGAGATTTTTTTACATAAACTGAAAGGAGGTGAACTATTATGCCAGATTATAATACTTCTGATCGTAAAGGAGTTAGCAAGAGGTTCACTCAGGAGACAGCTGGAGAAGTTGGTGTTCAACTTTCTGACTATAATCCAGAATTAAAAGCAAGAGATGCAGGACGTGTTGGAGGAAGAATCACACAAAAGCTCGTTGACGCTGGTAAAAATCAGCTTGGTGAATTTTCAAAGTAACTTAGATTTATATATTTTTTTAAAGGTAGGTATATTTGCCTACCTTTAACTATGCCAGTAAGACAGCATGTATTATGAGTTACTGTTTATTCCAGTATAGCTAAAAAATAAATAACAGTTGAATAAAAATACATAATTGCAAAAATATACATTAAATAATTAAAAAAATAGTGGGCAATATAATTAATGCAAGGATAATGAATCCTTGAAAAAACAATGTGGGAGGGGATTATATGCCAGCAATGGTAAATAAACAAGATTTATATAATTCTGATCGTAAAGGTGTCAGCAAGAGATTTACTCAAGAAATAGCAAGCGAAGTTGGAGTTCAACTTTCAGACTATAACCCTGATCTTAAAGCAAGAGATGCAGGACGTATAGGTGGAAGAATCACTCAGAGGCTTGTTGAAGCAGGAAAGAGCCAGCTTGGTGAATAATAGAATTATTGTAGAATAGATAGAAATCAATAACAAAAGGTAGGCATTTTGCCTACCTTTTGTTATTGAAAATAAGACATACGCCCTCTGAAGAATTTTTTAAAAAATGTAGAGAAATTTTGTCCAATAGGGTAGAATTATTATGATATAATACGGAGTGAGGGTGGCTTTTTCTGTGAAAGACGATGAAAAACATGAAAAATTTTTTGATAGAAAACTTTTATATTATGGCAAAGTTGCATTTGTAGTCGCTACAGCCATATTTATAAGTTATTTTACAATTAAAAACTTAGATACAATAGCCGTATACATAGCAGGAGCTGTAAACAAGTTTTTTAAGGTATTGACGCCGCTTATTATCGGGGTAGTATTGGCATTCCTTTTCAACAGGCCTGTCATGTTTTTTGAAAAATTTTTTGGAAAGATAAAAATAAAAAGAAGCCTTAGCATAATACTTTTATATTTGATAATAATAGGTGCTATTACGCTTATCTCAATATTTATCATTCCAGGAATAGAAAAGAATATAATCCAGCTTACCAATATAGATTTGCCTGATTATTCAAATATAATAGTTGAAGACTTCGACAGATTAAAAAAGCTCCTTAGTTCTACAGGGTTGACTGTGGATAGCGGCAGTATTGAAAAATATATTGCACGATTTACTAATATATCATCCGTTGTCCTGGGAAATATAATGGGATTTATAAAAGGCCTGACAAAGGGTATTTTTAATTTTATACTTGCAATGATACTTTCCTTTTACATATTGCAGAAAAAAGAAAAGATATTGGGTTCAATAAAAGAGGTAATCCTCTTATTCAACAATCATAAAATAAGCGACCCGATTATCCAGCAGGTTAAAGAGTTCAATACCATATTAAACGGATACATCTCAGGAGTATTAGTTGATGCGGTAATTGTTCTCATAATGGCCATGATAGGCTTAAAGATTATAGGGCATAAGTACTTCCTTCTTATGGGCGTACTTGTGGGACTGCTAAATTTGATACCATATTTCGGATCGATTGTAAGCACTATAATTGCAGCCTTGCTTGCACTTTTTCAGGGGCTGCCCGAAGTTTTTTATACGGTTGTCATGCTTGTAATAATACAGCAGATAGATGGGAACATAGTACAGCCAAGGGTTATAGGCAATAAAGTAGGACTTGAGCCCCTTTATGTAATAACCGCCATACTTGTGTTTGGCAGTTACTGGGGATTGCCCGGGATGATACTTGCCGTACCTTTTACAGCACTAATCAAGGAAATACTAAAAAGTATTATGAACAGAAGAAAGGAACAGCTAAGATACAGGGAACAAACAAAAAATACCAATTAGATACTATTTAGAACGAACCCACAGGATATTTTACACTATTTATCTTTGCATATTTCATCTTTGTATTGTTCCAGGATATAGTCTTCATCCCTGTACTCAAATGGCTCATCCTT
This is a stretch of genomic DNA from Clostridiales bacterium. It encodes these proteins:
- a CDS encoding alpha/beta-type small acid-soluble spore protein; the encoded protein is MPAMVNKQDLYNSDRKGVSKRFTQEIASEVGVQLSDYNPDLKARDAGRIGGRITQRLVEAGKSQLGE
- a CDS encoding small, acid-soluble spore protein, alpha/beta type, with the translated sequence MPDYNTSDRKGVSKRFTQETAGEVGVQLSDYNPELKARDAGRVGGRITQKLVDAGKNQLGEFSK
- a CDS encoding AI-2E family transporter; this translates as MKDDEKHEKFFDRKLLYYGKVAFVVATAIFISYFTIKNLDTIAVYIAGAVNKFFKVLTPLIIGVVLAFLFNRPVMFFEKFFGKIKIKRSLSIILLYLIIIGAITLISIFIIPGIEKNIIQLTNIDLPDYSNIIVEDFDRLKKLLSSTGLTVDSGSIEKYIARFTNISSVVLGNIMGFIKGLTKGIFNFILAMILSFYILQKKEKILGSIKEVILLFNNHKISDPIIQQVKEFNTILNGYISGVLVDAVIVLIMAMIGLKIIGHKYFLLMGVLVGLLNLIPYFGSIVSTIIAALLALFQGLPEVFYTVVMLVIIQQIDGNIVQPRVIGNKVGLEPLYVITAILVFGSYWGLPGMILAVPFTALIKEILKSIMNRRKEQLRYREQTKNTN